From a single Maylandia zebra isolate NMK-2024a linkage group LG3, Mzebra_GT3a, whole genome shotgun sequence genomic region:
- the LOC101472806 gene encoding uncharacterized protein LOC101472806, producing the protein MTPAKFVFYLTCLFLGKMVQKTHLQPQASVYQEKDFILADVGENVSLHCFYEGDDSAWILWYKQTLGQKPRLISTFYVYDTKITFHDEFLNNPRFTLDTENGRNNLNISDLKINDSATYYCACSYRFVLTFAEGTIVKVRETGLKNPALVHQSPSETIQPGGSVTLNCTVHTGTCDEEHSVYWFKETEASRPGLIYTYGGKNDYCRTKTNPQADACVYNLPMKDLNMSHAGTYYCAVDSCGHIVFGNGTRLDLSREADFLVLVYYLSGALAFSTILVLLLVFSVCKTMKRNNCICPEPRARLPTPSTTNSEACQDADSLHYAALSAKKLNKSRRQKDSSKSECVYSSIKQ; encoded by the exons ATGACACCTGCAAAGTTTGTCTTTTATCTGACATGTTTGTTCCTGGGGAAAATGG TCCAGAAGACCCATCTGCAACCACAGGCATCTGTTTATCAAGAAAAAGATTTTATCTTAGCTGATGTTGGAGAAAATGTTAGTTTGCATTGTTTCTATGAAGGTGACGATTCAGCATGGATCTTGTGGTATAAGCAAACTCTGGGACAGAAACCGAGGCTAATCTCTACGTTCTATGTGTACGATACAAAAATCACTTTTCATGATGAATTCCTGAACAACCCACGGTTCACACTGGATACAGAAAACGGAAGAAATAACTTGAACATTTCAGATTTGAAAATCAATGACTCAGCTACTTACTACTGTGCATGCAGCTATAGATTTGTGTTAACTTTTGCAGAGGGTACCATTGTCAAAGTAAGGGAGACAGGTTTGAAAAACCCAGCTTTAGTCCATCAGTCACCATCTGAGACCATCCAGCCTGGAGGCTCTGTAACTTTGAACTGCACGGTACACACTGGGACCTGTGATGAAGAACACAGTGTTTACTGGTTCAAAGAAACAGAAGCATCTCGTCCAGGACTGATTTACACTTATGGAGGCAAAAATGATTATTGTAGGACGAAAACTAACCCACAAGCAGACGCCTGTGTCTACAACCTGCCAATGAAGGATCTGAACATGTCTCATGCTGGGACCTACTACTGTGCTGTTGATTCATGTGGACACATAGTGTTTGGAAACGGGACCAGATTGGATCTCAGCC GTGAAGCAGACTTTCTTGTCTTGGTGTACTACTTGAGTGGAGCTTTGGCATTCAGTACCATCCTGGTTCTCCTACTGGTTTTCTCAGTATGCAAGACAATGaagagaaacaactgcatttGCCCAG AGCCTCGTGCACGATTACCAACTCCTTCAACAACAAATTCAGAG GCTTGTCAAGATGCAGACAGCCTCCATTATGCAGCTTTAAGTGCTAAGAAACTTAACAAGTCaagaagacagaaagacagcagcaagagtgaatgTGTGTACTCCAGCATAAAGCAGTAA
- the LOC101487149 gene encoding uncharacterized protein LOC101487149: MTSLNFALICLVFWKIDRVTNIQLSSNVRQESGFISANVGDNVTLRCFYEGDVAAMFYWYKQTLGQKPKLISSFYKHDKNGTFSEDFKNNPRFSLDSKNGKNHLTIWNLQMSDSATYYCISCYAYKFEFAEGTTIHVKGSDLNLQTSVHQLSSATVQLGASLTLNCTVHTGTCDEEHSVYWFKSSEKSHPGLIYTHGGRNNRCERKANTQTNTCVYNLPIKSLNLSDNGMYYCAVASCGHILFGNGTKLGSEDEVTFPDFLVHVLSGALAFTTTLSLLMGFLVWKMNKESQARCSDAANAEGYQDADNLHYAAVQTQKSNRQRRQMNDTMNHCVYSSVRQQI; encoded by the exons ATGACATCTCTGAATTTTGCTTTGATTTGCCTGGTCTTCTGGAAAATTG ACCGGGTAACTAATATTCAGCTCTCCTCAAATGTTCGTCAAGAGAGCGGCTTTATATCAGCTAATGTTGGGGACAATGTAACTTTGCGATGTTTCTACGAAGGTGATGTTGCAGCTATGTTTTACTGGTACAAACAAACCCTGGGACAAAAGCCAAAGCTCATCTCTAGCTTCTACAAACATGACAAAAATGGCACTTTTAGCGAGGATTTCAAGAACAATCCAAGATTTTCTTTGGACAGTAAAAATGGAAAGAACCACTTGACAATCTGGAATTTACAAATGTCTGACTCAGCAACGTATTACTGCATAAGCTGCTATGCTTACAAGTTTGAATTTGCAGAGGGCACCACAATCCATGTGAAGGGTTCGGATTTGAACCTTCAAACTTCAGTCCATCAGCTGTCTTCTGCAACCGTCCAGCTAGGAGCCTCTTTGACTCTGAACTGTACAGTCCACACTGGGACTTGTGATGAAGAACACAGTGTTTACTGGTTCAAAAGCTCAGAAAAATCCCATCCAGGACTCATTTACACCCATGGAGGCAGGAACAATCGCTGCGAGAGGAAagctaacacacaaacaaacacgtgTGTCTACAATTTGCCAATAAAGAGCTTGAATTTGTCTGATAATGGGATGTATTACTGTGCTGTTGCCTCTTGTGGACACATACTGTTTGGTAATGGGACCAAGCTGGGCTCGGAGG ATGAGGTGACCTTTCCTGACTTTCTTGTGCATGTTTTAAGTGGAGCCTTGGCATTCACCACCACTTTGAGTCTTTTAATGGGTTTTCTAGTGtggaagatgaataaag AGTCACAAGCAAGATGTTCAGATGCAGCTAATGCAGAG GGATACCAAGATGCAGACAACCTTCACTATGCTGCCGTACAGACACAAAAGTCCAACCGGCAAAGGAGGCAGATGAATGACACCATGAATCACTGTGTGTACTCCAGTGTAAGGCAGCAGATTTGA
- the LOC101473398 gene encoding uncharacterized protein LOC101473398 isoform X2, whose amino-acid sequence MTPPKLVFYLTCLFLVEFTQMNHLKQPRNLHQEKGLISANVGDSLILRCFHDSDAAKYYWYKQLLGQKLQLISNTYKFDKNGTFYDEFKDNPRFTLETDVGINHLQISNVQITDTATYFCASGLSFVFEFGEGTKVIVKSQGLSIKALVQQSASETIQPGGSVTLNCTVHTGTCDGERSIYWFRKTEESQQTGLIYTHGGGNDQCKRKTKTQTNTCVYTLPMNGLNLSHAGTYYCAVASCGHILFGKGTKLDFERDVDSLGLVYFLGGALIFVMILSGFLAFLICKMNGRNCSQYSESHVGQSSPHTTNAEGYNDADSLHYAALRVNQRKQSRRLKDDTMSECVYSSVKQ is encoded by the exons ATGACACCTCCGAAGCTTGTCTTCTATCTGACATGCCTCTTCTTGGTGGAATTTA CTCAGATGAATCATTTAAAACAACCCAGAAATTTACATCAAGAGAAAGGATTGATATCTGCTAATGTTGGAGACTCGTTGATTTTGCGATGTTTTCATGACAGTGATGCTGCAAAGTATTACTGGTACAAGCAACTACTGGGACAGAAGCTACAGCTTATTTCCAATACCTATAAATTTGacaaaaatggaactttttaTGATGAGTTCAAGGACAATCCACGCTTTACATTGGAAACTGATGTGGGTATAAATCACTTACAAATTTCCAACGTACAAATCACAGATACAGCAACTTACTTCTGTGCAAGTGGTCTTTCATTTGTGTTTGAATTTGGAGAGGGTACCAAAGTCATTGTAAAGAGTCAAGGTTTGAGCATCAAAGCTCTAGTCCAGCAGTCTGCTTCTGAAACCATCCAGCCTGGAGGCTCTGTGACTCTAAACTGTACAGTACACACTGGGACCTGTGATGGAGAACGCAGCATTTACTggttcagaaaaacagaagaatCTCAACAAACAGGACTTATTTACACCCATGGAGGTGGGAATGATCAGTGCAAGAgaaaaactaaaacacaaacTAACACCTGCGTCTACACCCTGCCGATGAACGGTCTGAATCTGTCTCATGCTGGGACCTACTACTGTGCTGTTGCCTCATGTGGACACATACTGTTTGGAAAGGGGACAAAACTGGACTTTGAAC GGGACGTGGACTCACTGGGTTTGGTGTATTTTTTGGGTGGTGCTTTGATATTCGTCATGATTCTTTCTGGCTTTCTGGCTTTCCTGATATGCAAGATGAATGGGAGAAACTGCAGCCAATATTCAG AGTCTCATGTAGGACAGTCATCTCCTCACACAACCAATGCAGAG GGTTACAACGATGCAGACAGCCTGCATTATGCCGCTTTACGTGTAAACCAGAGAAAACAATCAAGAAGACTTAAGGATGACACCATGAGTGAATGTGTGTACTCCAGTGTAAAGCAATGA
- the LOC101473102 gene encoding uncharacterized protein LOC101473102 isoform X2: MAFSLLAFYFAILLSRTLELSSSGHQKSAFVSRKTSDNLILKCFYEESNVQAVVQQSASEIIQQGDSVTLNCTVHTGTCDEEHSVYWFQNSDESHSQSHPGLIYTHWGGNDQCEKEAKTQIHTCVYNLPMNNLNLSHAGTYYCAVASCGHILFGNGTKLDFKHNVFWSGTFAVTSILSVLLAFSVCVISKKCICKSPESQASLPKADATAFQEAERLYFPSSTVNLRNRSRSQKDHTWSECVYYSVKH, from the exons ATGGCTTTTTCACTGCTGGCTTTTTATTTTGCAATACTGTTATCGAGGACTCTGG AGCTGTCCTCATCTGGTCATCAGAAGAGCGCTTTTGTGTCACGTAAAACGAGTGACAACTTGATTTTGAAATGTTTCTACGAAG AGTCAAACGTCCAAGctgtggtccaacagtcagcTTCTGAGATCATCCAGCAAGGAGACTCTGTGACTCTCAACTGTACAGTACACACTGGGACCTGTGATGAAGAACACAGTGTGTACTGGTTCCAAAACTCAGACGAATCCCATTCTCAGTCCCATCCTGGACTCATTTACACACATTGGGGTGGGAATGATCAGTGTGAGAAAGAAGCTaagacacaaatacacacctgCGTCTACAACTTGCCAATGAATAACCTGAATCTGTCTCATGCTGGGACCTACTACTGTGCTGTCGCCTCATGTGGACACATACTGTTTGGAAATGGAACAAAACTGGACTTTAAAC ATAATGTTTTCTGGAGCGGCACCTTTGCAGTCACCTCCATCCTGAGTGTATTGCTGGCTTTCTCAGTGTGTGTGATCAGCAAGAAATGCATCTGCAAATCTCCTG AATCTCAAGCAAGTCTCCCCAAAGCAGATGCAACG GCTTTCCAAGAGGCAGAAAGACTCTATTTTCCATCTTCAACTGTCAACCTGCGCAACAGATCAAGAAGTCAGAAGGATCACACCTGGAGTGAATGTGTGTACTATAGTGTAAAGCATTAG
- the LOC101473102 gene encoding uncharacterized protein LOC101473102 isoform X1, with amino-acid sequence MAFSLLAFYFAILLSRTLELSSSGHQKSAFVSRKTSDNLILKCFYEGEVAARLYWYKQPLGQKPMLISYSYIYEKNNTFFGEFKNNHRFSLDTENGKNHLMIGDLQISDSATYYCMTSYLYRLTFSESITVIVNDAESNVQAVVQQSASEIIQQGDSVTLNCTVHTGTCDEEHSVYWFQNSDESHSQSHPGLIYTHWGGNDQCEKEAKTQIHTCVYNLPMNNLNLSHAGTYYCAVASCGHILFGNGTKLDFKHNVFWSGTFAVTSILSVLLAFSVCVISKKCICKSPESQASLPKADATAFQEAERLYFPSSTVNLRNRSRSQKDHTWSECVYYSVKH; translated from the exons ATGGCTTTTTCACTGCTGGCTTTTTATTTTGCAATACTGTTATCGAGGACTCTGG AGCTGTCCTCATCTGGTCATCAGAAGAGCGCTTTTGTGTCACGTAAAACGAGTGACAACTTGATTTTGAAATGTTTCTACGAAGGTGAGGTTGCTGCAAGGCTTTACTGGTATAAACAACCTCTTGGACAGAAACCAATGCTCATCTCTTACTCCTacatatatgaaaaaaataacacattttttgGCGAATTTAAGAATAATCACCGCTTTTCACTGGATactgaaaatggcaaaaaccACTTGATGATCGGAGATTTACAAATTTCAGACTCAGCGACTTACTACTGTATGACCTCTTATTTATACAGATTAACATTTTCAGAAAGCATTACTGTTATTGTTAACGATGCAGAGTCAAACGTCCAAGctgtggtccaacagtcagcTTCTGAGATCATCCAGCAAGGAGACTCTGTGACTCTCAACTGTACAGTACACACTGGGACCTGTGATGAAGAACACAGTGTGTACTGGTTCCAAAACTCAGACGAATCCCATTCTCAGTCCCATCCTGGACTCATTTACACACATTGGGGTGGGAATGATCAGTGTGAGAAAGAAGCTaagacacaaatacacacctgCGTCTACAACTTGCCAATGAATAACCTGAATCTGTCTCATGCTGGGACCTACTACTGTGCTGTCGCCTCATGTGGACACATACTGTTTGGAAATGGAACAAAACTGGACTTTAAAC ATAATGTTTTCTGGAGCGGCACCTTTGCAGTCACCTCCATCCTGAGTGTATTGCTGGCTTTCTCAGTGTGTGTGATCAGCAAGAAATGCATCTGCAAATCTCCTG AATCTCAAGCAAGTCTCCCCAAAGCAGATGCAACG GCTTTCCAAGAGGCAGAAAGACTCTATTTTCCATCTTCAACTGTCAACCTGCGCAACAGATCAAGAAGTCAGAAGGATCACACCTGGAGTGAATGTGTGTACTATAGTGTAAAGCATTAG
- the LOC101473398 gene encoding uncharacterized protein LOC101473398 isoform X1 — translation MTPPKLVFYLTCLFLVEFTQMNHLKQPRNLHQEKGLISANVGDSLILRCFHDSDAAKYYWYKQLLGQKLQLISNTYKFDKNGTFYDEFKDNPRFTLETDVGINHLQISNVQITDTATYFCASGLSFVFEFGEGTKVIVKSQGLSIKALVQQSASETIQPGGSVTLNCTVHTGTCDGERSIYWFRKTEESQQTGLIYTHGGGNDQCKRKTKTQTNTCVYTLPMNGLNLSHAGTYYCAVASCGHILFGKGTKLDFERDVDSLGLVYFLGGALIFVMILSGFLAFLICKMNGRNCSQYSESHVGQSSPHTTNAEQGYNDADSLHYAALRVNQRKQSRRLKDDTMSECVYSSVKQ, via the exons ATGACACCTCCGAAGCTTGTCTTCTATCTGACATGCCTCTTCTTGGTGGAATTTA CTCAGATGAATCATTTAAAACAACCCAGAAATTTACATCAAGAGAAAGGATTGATATCTGCTAATGTTGGAGACTCGTTGATTTTGCGATGTTTTCATGACAGTGATGCTGCAAAGTATTACTGGTACAAGCAACTACTGGGACAGAAGCTACAGCTTATTTCCAATACCTATAAATTTGacaaaaatggaactttttaTGATGAGTTCAAGGACAATCCACGCTTTACATTGGAAACTGATGTGGGTATAAATCACTTACAAATTTCCAACGTACAAATCACAGATACAGCAACTTACTTCTGTGCAAGTGGTCTTTCATTTGTGTTTGAATTTGGAGAGGGTACCAAAGTCATTGTAAAGAGTCAAGGTTTGAGCATCAAAGCTCTAGTCCAGCAGTCTGCTTCTGAAACCATCCAGCCTGGAGGCTCTGTGACTCTAAACTGTACAGTACACACTGGGACCTGTGATGGAGAACGCAGCATTTACTggttcagaaaaacagaagaatCTCAACAAACAGGACTTATTTACACCCATGGAGGTGGGAATGATCAGTGCAAGAgaaaaactaaaacacaaacTAACACCTGCGTCTACACCCTGCCGATGAACGGTCTGAATCTGTCTCATGCTGGGACCTACTACTGTGCTGTTGCCTCATGTGGACACATACTGTTTGGAAAGGGGACAAAACTGGACTTTGAAC GGGACGTGGACTCACTGGGTTTGGTGTATTTTTTGGGTGGTGCTTTGATATTCGTCATGATTCTTTCTGGCTTTCTGGCTTTCCTGATATGCAAGATGAATGGGAGAAACTGCAGCCAATATTCAG AGTCTCATGTAGGACAGTCATCTCCTCACACAACCAATGCAGAG CAGGGTTACAACGATGCAGACAGCCTGCATTATGCCGCTTTACGTGTAAACCAGAGAAAACAATCAAGAAGACTTAAGGATGACACCATGAGTGAATGTGTGTACTCCAGTGTAAAGCAATGA